In Pseudomonadota bacterium, one DNA window encodes the following:
- a CDS encoding DUF47 family protein, whose product MKLPFISQLVGLPFDLFQAHAEKVKECGWAFQQAMECYFSHKCDRFGDYLREVDRLESEADEIKISIRRSISKRTRMTVDKFQLFMYIQEQDKVLDCVEDCIDWVSYRPDTDLNDELRKGFFDLVDSVIAPIEELSVMVAEARKYFDDYSEAQRTIVKDIIRNLHHCEHESDKFEDSLKLNIFKMETDPIAVFHMVELARKVGDIANHAENTGDMMRAMIERD is encoded by the coding sequence ATGAAATTACCGTTCATTTCACAACTTGTGGGTTTGCCTTTTGATCTCTTCCAGGCGCATGCGGAGAAGGTCAAGGAATGCGGCTGGGCCTTTCAGCAAGCCATGGAGTGTTATTTCTCACATAAATGCGACAGGTTCGGCGATTATCTGCGGGAGGTTGACCGGCTGGAAAGTGAGGCCGATGAGATCAAGATCAGCATCCGCCGGAGTATCTCGAAAAGGACCAGGATGACGGTGGACAAGTTTCAGTTGTTTATGTATATCCAGGAGCAGGACAAGGTTCTGGACTGCGTTGAGGACTGTATCGACTGGGTTTCCTATCGTCCGGACACCGACTTGAATGATGAGTTGCGCAAGGGTTTTTTTGATCTGGTGGATTCGGTAATTGCGCCCATTGAGGAGTTGAGTGTCATGGTTGCCGAGGCGAGAAAATATTTTGACGATTATTCCGAAGCTCAACGGACAATAGTCAAAGACATCATCCGCAACCTGCATCACTGTGAGCACGAATCAGACAAGTTTGAAGACTCTCTGAAGCTCAATATATTCAAGATGGAAACCGACCCCATTGCGGTGTTCCACATGGTCGAGCTTGCCCGCAAGGTCGGGGATATAGCCAATCATGCGGAAAACACCGGGGATATGATGCGGGCAATGATCGAACGCGACTGA